The Sinorhizobium alkalisoli genomic interval CGCCGCGGCCCGGGCGAACCCGTGCATAGAGATCGATGATGTCCTGGTTCATCAGCCGGATGCAGCCGGACGACGCAGCGGTACCGATCGAAGACCATTCCGGCGTGCCGTGCAGGCGGAAGAGCGTGTCGCGGCCTTCCTGATTGAAGAGATAGAGCGCTCGGGCGCCGAGCGGATTGCTGAGACCCGGGCCCATGCCTTCCTCGACATATTTGGCGACTTCCGGCTTGCGCTCGGCCATCTCCTTCGGCGGATGCCAGGTCGGCCATTCCTGCTTCCAGGCGACATAGGCCTCGCCTTCCCAGGCGAAGCCGGCCTTGCCGACGCCGATGCCGTAGCGCACCGCCTTGCCGCCCGGCAGTACGTAGTAGAGGAAGCGATTCGGCGTGTTGACGACGATGGTGCCGGGGCGCTCCTTCGTCTGGTACTCGACGATCTGACGATGGAAGCGCTTGTCCAGTCGGTCGATCGGGATTGCCGGCAAGGGATAGCCGTGGTCCTCAACCGCGCCGTAATTGGTCGTAAAGATTTGATT includes:
- a CDS encoding L,D-transpeptidase, yielding MRFRNALLLCSLTATVLIAGCSQTTSTADSSTEGEKLATNQIFTTNYGAVEDHGYPLPAIPIDRLDKRFHRQIVEYQTKERPGTIVVNTPNRFLYYVLPGGKAVRYGIGVGKAGFAWEGEAYVAWKQEWPTWHPPKEMAERKPEVAKYVEEGMGPGLSNPLGARALYLFNQEGRDTLFRLHGTPEWSSIGTAASSGCIRLMNQDIIDLYARVRPGRGARVVVQQ